The following coding sequences are from one Musa acuminata AAA Group cultivar baxijiao chromosome BXJ1-6, Cavendish_Baxijiao_AAA, whole genome shotgun sequence window:
- the LOC135677711 gene encoding dehydration-responsive element-binding protein 1F-like, translating into MCVCVCVFRLDTCQRRLQLEACTPFPFCALIMDFEDSSSSSYSCSSSSSGLSTAWAPGPSPKRKAGRKKFRETRHPVYHGVRERNGGKWVSEVREPRKKSRIWLGTFRAPEMAARAHDVAAIALRGASASLNFPDSAWALPRAESAASEDVRRAAVEAAEMFGPWEPKSPPKPAPEAACRPPAVFVDEEPLFNTPEDMARGLLVTPPAVFVDEEALFNMPELLEDMARGLLVTPPAMQREFDWDRVADCHTDLRLWAD; encoded by the coding sequence atgtgtgtgtgtgtgtgcgtgtttaGGCTCGATACCTGTCAGCGACGTCTCCAACTCGAAGCTTGCACGCCATTTCCGTTCTGTGCTCTGATCATGGACTTTGaggattcctcctcctcctcgtactcgtgctcctcctcgtcctcggGTCTCTCGACCGCATGGGCGCCGGGGCCGTCACCAAAGCGGAAGGCCGGGCGGAAGAAGTTCCGGGAGACGCGGCACCCGGTGTACCACGGCGTGCGGGAGCGCAACGGGGGGAAGTGGGTGTCCGAGGTGCGGGAGCCCCGGAAGAAGAGCCGAATATGGCTGGGCACGTTCCGGGCGCCGGAGATGGCAGCCAGGGCGCACGACGTGGCCGCCATCGCGCTCCGGGGCGCGTCCGCCAGCCTCAACTTCCCCGACTCGGCCTGGGCGCTGCCCCGAGCGGAGTCGGCGGCCTCGGAGGACGTCCGCCGTGCCGCGGTCGAGGCAGCCGAGATGTTCGGACCGTGGGAGCCGAAATCGCCGCCGAAGCCAGCTCCCGAGGCCGCATGTAGGCCACCGGCGGTGTTCGTGGACGAGGAGCCTCTGTTCAACACGCCGGAGGACATGGCGAGGGGACTGCTGGTGACTCCGCCGGCTGTGTTCGTGGACGAGGAGGCGCTGTTCAACATGCCGGAGTTGCTGGAGGACATGGCGAGGGGACTGCTGGTGACTCCGCCGGCTATGCAGAGAGAGTTCGATTGGGATCGGGTGGCGGACTGCCACACGGACCTGCGGCTGTGGGCGGACTAG
- the LOC135676238 gene encoding uncharacterized protein LOC135676238, translating to MRGRAPAAGGRGGRGDRGLSPPAAAAAAKTKNNRSDWHRNRFLHRSRRNSLSPPTRDRPRRSPDRRSTSVERRNYAPWHSDYARHLHDEPSLPPQLRGRPSPFGCNSYEIPHRLMLPGDPSNLDSEVKPGLRLSHWIKDKDILQPGNGAPGMSSLGLETQNSHYRRSLFLDDGSPQNLYSLPADVNYSLDAAGLKLDNMGRSKGSLNVGHHDYHDQLRNPYDERLGGKAYFKDTPFATTDPPFPRLYGGASSSSFPKDDMLGLYDNHLRRPLDGSIRDAPIKFMDDTVERIGYSQKQFSEPVRWAPLSPAGTEPRYRGYDEINRRELSDREFLVLDDMYEKVSWGSRTDHREKIGSSFRDLVGVRVGELDTSRNVTSESSLWDKQRSLHGDADLDYREGKGITVDYVDSSASGHLGYRVKPSRVHELTSLEETYALGIDAARTSYKERPKSPMYSGHRMDIYGQVVRSPRRELEMEGLYQLSSERMTRRKYVTHSYINEFDPRSVASNDRTAFRRISSPGVTDDIWPEEERQGDINSKELDFGHTKYRSLSHRMSWSDVWLPSGGTFKHAEHGHGMTLKRRLRPGPSESRGPYTSERRKEFRPNKLWKKDIVDRHDGLNHDGNVPRDDNVQVKRDPAEGSEEFKQQVHKAFLRFFKSLNENPQQVKRYQEQGPGSPLLCCVCGSMSKEFVDTHSLVSHLYHSGKVGLKTEHLGLHKALCLLVDWNWLVAPDNSRVYQSGATAEAKALKEDLILWPPVVIIHNSSVEKKVSNSQQKVLSTEGVQEILREMGFEAGKTTICHGKPANQNVFLIKFFPTFSGLQEAEKLHNCFADGNRGRQEFYRRTASKSKANGEREACFKNFPFLYGYLAVAEDLPKLDSEMMKRCLVKSKKDIEAIADAPLNID from the exons ATGCGCGGCAGGGCACCTGCAGcgggaggacgaggaggaagaggcgaCAGGGGACTGTCACCTCCTGCTGCCGCAGCAGCTGCCAAGACGAAGAACAATCGATCAGATTGGCATCGTAACCGCTTTCTCCATCGGTCCCGCCGCAACAGCTTGAGCCCACCGACCAGGGATAGGCCCCGGCGCTCACCAGACCGCCGGAGCACCTCCGTTGAACGCAGGAACTACGCCCCTTGGCACTCAGATTATGCACGACATCTCCACGACGAACCCTCACTGCCACCCCAGCTCCGTGGCCGGCCCTCACCGTTTGGATGCAACAGTTATGAGATCCCACATAGGTTAATGTTGCCTGGTGATCCATCTAACTTGGATTCTGAGGTGAAACCGGGCTTGAGGCTGTCTCATTGGATCAAGGATAAAGACATTCTCCAGCCAGGCAATGGGGCACCAGGGATGTCATCTTTGGGGCTTGAAACACAAAACTCGCATTATCGAAGATCGCTGTTTTTGGATGATGGATCCCCTCAAAATTTATACTCACTACCTGCAGATGTAAACTACTCACTTGATGCTGCCGGACTGAAACTAGACAATATGGGAAGAAGCAAAGGCTCTTTGAATGTGGGGCACCATGACTACCAtgatcagttgagaaatccctatGATGAGAGACTGGGAGGGAAGGCTTACTTTAAGGACACACCTTTTGCAACGACAGATCCTCCATTTCCGAGGCTCTACGGTGGTGCCTCATCATCCAGCTTCCCGAAAGATGATATGTTGGGCTTGTATGACAATCACCTTCGCCGGCCATTGGATGGTTCCATTAGAGATGCTCCAATCAAGTTTATGGACGATACTGTGGAGAGGATTGGGTACAGTCAAAAGCAGTTCTCTGAGCCAGTTAGATGGGCCCCACTTAGTCCAGCTGGAACCGAGCCCCGATACCGTGGCTATGATGAGATCAACCGGAGAGAGCTCAGTGATCGTGAATTTCTTGTATTGGATGACATGTATGAAAAGGTGTCATGGGGTTCTCGTACTGACCATCGTGAAAAAATAGGGTCATCTTTCAGGGATCTGGTAGGAGTTAGGGTCGGTGAATTGGATACTTCTCGAAATGTTACAAGCGAAAGTAGCCTATGGGACAAGCAGCGTTCTTTACATGGAGATGCGGACTTGGATTATCGTGAGGGTAAAGGCATCACTGTGGACTATGTAGATAGTTCTGCTAGTGGGCATCTGGGATACAGAGTAAAACCATCAAGAGTCCATGAACTAACATCTCTCGAAGAAACATATGCTTTAGGGATTGATGCTGCTCGTACTAGTTACAAGGAAAGACCTAAGAGTCCTATGTATTCTGGTCATCGAATGGATATTTATGGACAGGTTGTGAGATCGCCACGAAGGGAGTTGGAAATGGAAGGTCTTTATCAGCTATCATCAGAAAGGATGACTAGAAGAAAATATGTTACTCATAGTTACATAAATGAATTTGATCCAAGAAGTGTTGCATCCAATGATCGAACTGCTTTTAGAAGGATCTCCTCACCTGGTGTTACTGATGATATATGGCCAGAAGAAGAAAGGCAAGGTGATATTAACTCGAAAGAGTTGGATTTTGGCCATACCAAATATAGGTCACTTTCTCATAGAATGTCTTGGTCTGATGTTTGGTTGCCTTCTGGGGGGACCTTCAAACATGCGGAACATGGCCATGGTATGACCTTAAAAAGACGATTGAGGCCTGGTCCTTCAGAATCCCGTGGTCCATATACTTCTGAGAGAAGAAAGGAGTTTAGACCCAACAAACTCTGGAAGAAGGATATAGTAGACCGGCATGATGGTCTGAATCATGACGGAAATGTTCCACGAGATGATAATGTGCAAGTAAAAAGAGATCCAGCTGAAGGTTCCGAAGAGTTTAAGCAGCAAGTGCACAAGGCCTTTCTTCGTTTTTTTAAGTCATTGAATGAGAATCCACAGCAAGTGAAAAGATACCAAGAGCAAGGACCAGGGAGTCCTCTTCTTTGTTGCGTATGTGGCAG CATGTCAAAGGAGTTTGTAGATACACACAGCTTGGTGAGTCACCTGTATCACTCTGGCAAGGTGGGCTTAAAGACAGAACACTTGGGTCTTCACAAAGCCCTTTGTCTCCTTGTGGACTGGAATTGGCTCGTGGCTCCTGACAATTCCAGGGTTTACCAATCTGGAGCTACTGCTGAAGCTAAGGCTTTGAAGGAGGATCTGATACTTTGGCCGCCTGTTGTTATCATCCATAATAGTTCCGTTGAGAAAAAAGTCAGTAACAGCCAACAAAAAGTCCTGTCTACTGAAGGAGTACAAGAAATACTAAGAG AAATGGGGTTTGAAGCTGGGAAGACGACAATTTGCCATGGGAAACCTGCAAACCAGAATGTGTTCTTGATTAAGTTCTTCCCGACCTTTTCTGGTCTGCAAGAAGCGGAGAAGCTTCACAACTGCTTTGCTGATGGTAACCGAGGCAGACAAGAGTTTTATCGGAGGACTGCCAGCAAAAGTAAAGCTAACGGTGAACGTGAAGCTTGTTTCAAGAACTTCCCGTTTCTTTACGGATACCTGGCAGTTGCAGAAGACCTGCCTAAGCTTGATTCAGAAATGATGAAAAGATGCTTGGTTAAGAGCAAGAAGGATATCGAAGCCATCGCCGATGCCCCGTTGAATATAGATTGA